The nucleotide window CTGTAGGGGTATTTGATGCGGTAGGCGGCTGCGTTTTCGTGATACCGGTTACACTTGTTTTCAGACGACCTTTCCCTTTCAGACGACCTTATCTTGTTATAATGTCGTCTGAAATTTTTTATAAAGCAAAATCATGGCAAACCAAAGACTCATCTACGGCTTCCACGCCGTCAACGCCCGCCTGTGGCAAAACCCGAAATCGATTACCGAACTCTACGTCCAAGAAGGCAAAAACGATGCCCGCACGCGCGATGTGTTGGAGAAAGCGGCAAACGAAAACGTGCGCGTACACTTTGCCATCGCCGTCGCCATCACTACCTGTTGCGAAAGCTGCATCAGCGTACATGCCGCCGCAGCCGCCAAAGCGGGCGCGACTGAAAGCGAAATCGCCGGCGCGCTGGTAACCGCTATCGCCCTGAACGCAGGCGCAGCCTACACTTACTCCCTGCGCGCTTTGGAAGCGGTTGACGCGCAGCGTTGATTTTGTCTCAAAGGGTCGTCTGAAAACCACTCCCGTTTCAGACGACCCTTTTGCTGACGGGCATTGCTTTTTGCCGCCGAACCGTTTAGATTTATGTCTTTATTCAACCGTTTGGAGAAACAACCATGAAAAAATTACTGACTGCTGCGCTGACTGCCGCCGCACTCGTCCTTCCTGCAGCCGTATCCTATGCCGCGCCCGCTGCTAAAGCCGCCAGCGCTTCACATAGCGGCGATGCCGCCCGACAAACCGATTCCCGACAAAGTTCAGACATGAATCAAACCCATACCGCCGTCAGCAAATACAGCTTCGACGATACCGTCCGCCGTTTGGAAACCGCCGTTAAAGAAAAAGGCATGA belongs to Aggregatibacter sp. 2125159857 and includes:
- a CDS encoding carboxymuconolactone decarboxylase family protein yields the protein MEKAANENVRVHFAIAVAITTCCESCISVHAAAAAKAGATESEIAGALVTAIALNAGAAYTYSLRALEAVDAQR